In Oryza sativa Japonica Group chromosome 2, ASM3414082v1, the following are encoded in one genomic region:
- the LOC4328486 gene encoding cASP-like protein 2C2, producing the protein MAATTAAAAVPGVVRAERLLRGGCVVMAATAALLLGFSAETKTVLFVRKTAVAKDVQALWVLTVAAAAAAGYQFAQLVRCMYCSSSGDAGAMAVAWTSFLLDKGCAYVVFASTAAALQACMVGLIGVEALQWSKLCNIYTRFCEQAAAGMLCSFLAAAGMAVLSAFSARRLFRLYSPAGHRRSCPRAAVLATSPH; encoded by the exons atggcggcgacgacggcggcggcggcggtgccgggggTGGTGAGGGCGGAGAGGCTCCTGCGCGGCGGGTGCgtggtgatggcggcgacggcggcgctgctcctcgGGTTCAGCGCCGAGACCAAGACGGTGCTCTTCGTCCGCAAGACCGCCGTCGCCAAGGACGTCCAAGCCCTCTG GGTGCTcaccgtggcggcggcggcggcggcggggtaccAATTCGCGCAGCTCGTCAGGTGCATGTactgctcctcctccggcgacgccggcgccaTGGCGGTGGCGTGGACATCTTTCCTGCTCGACAAG GGATGCGCGTACGTGGTGTtcgcgagcacggcggcggcgctgcaggCGTGTATGGTGGGGCTGATCGGCGTGGAGGCCTTGCAGTGGAGCAAGCTCTGCAACATCTACACCCGCTTCTGCGagcaggccgccgccggcatgcTCTGcagcttcctcgccgccgccggcatggCCGTCCTCTCCGCCttctccgcccgccgcctcttccGCCTCTactcgccggccggccaccgccgcagcTGCCCGCGCGCGGCAGTACTAGCTACCTCTCCGCACTAG